ATATCTTCCTCATGTTGATATAGTATATGATAGATATCATATGCAAGCAGATTATGGTAAAAATGTTATGGGGCAGATTAGACTTGAAATAGCTAGAGAGAATCATTTAAAAGCTAAAGAATTATACGATATTATTAAATGTGAACAAGATACATTAAAGCGAAAAGAACTTAAGAAGGAAATGCGAGACTCTAGAATGGAGTATAGTAAAATTAAAAAGGCGAGATGGTTATTATTAAAAAATAG
The sequence above is drawn from the Pseudostreptobacillus hongkongensis genome and encodes:
- a CDS encoding transposase yields the protein SKESFRAFFTKKNIQYLSDVKAVAVDMNVAYNQLVEQYLPHVDIVYDRYHMQADYGKNVMGQIRLEIARENHLKAKELYDIIKCEQDTLKRKELKKEMRDSRMEYSKIKKARWLLLKN